Below is a window of Alphaproteobacteria bacterium DNA.
CGATCTCGACGACCCAGATATCCGGATCGCGTGCGCATTGGCGGGCAATATAGGCGTCCGCCTCGGGCTCCGGGACCAGCGCGCCATCCAGCCCGCCGATCCAGGCGAGCGCCCCATCCAAATCGCGGGTCTGGCTGAGGACCCGGCAGCCGGCCCCGAGCTGGTTGAGCTTGAGGATCACCAGCCCGCCCATGGGATCGCCCTTGCGCGCGATAGTGGCAGGCACGCCCAGGCCGTGGCAGTGGCGCAGATGGGCCATGACCCAGAGATGGGTGGGCAGGCGGTCGCTGCCATCCTCGGCCGACGGGCTCATGTCAGCGCGATGCAGCCGCCTTGAGGACTGCTCCCGTTCCCGTCCCCGCCTGGTCGGAGACGGGACGCTGCAGTTCATAGACCTCGGCCAGCAATTCGTAAGAGCGCAGGCGATCCTCGAAATCCGGGCAAATGGAAATGACGACGAATTCGTCCACCCCGTAAGCGTCGCTCACCGCGTCGAGCCGGGTCTTTACCTGTTCCGGCGTACCGACGATATGGCGGTGCCTGTTGCGCGCCACCTCGGCCGCCTCTTCCGCCGTGTATTCGTAGGCGGCGGCCTCGGCCACCGTCGGAATCGGATCGTGCCGGCCCTGGCTGAGCCGCAACCGCCACAAATCCCGGGTGGCGCCCAGCGCAAGCGCGCGCTCTTCAGTATCGGCGCAAATGACGAAAACACCGATGCTGCCGGTGGGTTTCGTCCATATGGCCGACGGCTTGAAATCGCGATGATAGGTGCGCATCACCTCGGCCCCGCCGTCGGCGTTAATAAAATGCGCGCCCGAGAACGCGCAACCGAGATGGGCCGCCAGTGCAGCGCTTTGATCGCTCGACCCCAAAAGCCAGACCGGCGGCACGCCGTCGACACGGGGGACGGCGGTGGTGGGGGCAAAGGGGTGGTCGGGCGCGAACCCGCCTGTCAGAAACCCTAACAGGGCATGCACCTGGCTCGAAAAATGCTCGCCACCCAGCGCGCCGGGCCCGTATTGCAGGATTCGCGACGTCAACTGATCACTTCCGGGCGCCCGGCCGATACCCAGATCGACCCGGCCCGGATAAAGTGCCTCCAGCATGCGAAAGACTTCCGCTACCTTGAGGGGGCTGTAATGGCTGAGCAGCACGCCGCCTGATCCGACGCGGATGTGGCTGGTCTCCTCTGCAATCTTGGCGATGAGCACTTCCGGTGATGCGCTGGCGAAGCAGTTCGTATTGTGATGTTCGGCGCACCAGTAGCGGGTAAAGCCCCAGCGGTCGGCTGCCCGGGCCAGGGCGAGGGTCTCGCCGAGGGCGTCGGTGGCGGTCTTGCCCCGGCTGATGGGCGATTGGTCAAGAACGCTGAGTCGCATTGGGTGGGCCCCGGATCGGTCAACTGGTCTGGATCGGGCGCAAGATAGGGATTTGCGGCCGATCCGTCCAGCAGGGCCGCTGGCGCGCGGCCGAGCGCGCATCATTGGCGCCGACGAACAGCTCGCCCCGGTTTCGTCGCTTGCGGCGCTGGTTCGGGGGTGGCGCGATACAGACTGCGCGAGCGGAAAATTGCCGAACTGATGGAAAATCTCGGAAGGATTCAGACGTCGGACGGCCGCTGCGCCTGTCCCATACCCGAAAGGACGCCTATTCGTCGCCGCGACGGCGCAGGGAGAAAACGGTCGCCCCGGGGCCGTTGTCGTCCGGCCCGGGCGTGTCGTCGCCAGCTTCGCCCTTGCCGTTACCGGGTGCGCGCTGTACCGGCACCGGCATCTCGCGTGTCAGACGGCGAAAGCGTTTGATGCTGGCCGGGATTGTCGCGACGTATATCAGGCCCAGAATCAGCATCGTCGGCCAGGGTGCGCTGACAAGCGAGGCCACGAACAGCCCGACCACGATCAGGACCGGCAGCATGTAGTCATGGGGCACGCGCGCCGATTTCATCGAGAAGGTCGGGATCGGCGCCACCATCATGGCGGCGATGAAGACGGCCCAAAGTCCGACCACGATCGGGTCCGACCAAAGTCCCGCGCCGAATTCGAAACTGATGAGCAGCGGCACCATCACGAGTCCCGCGGCGGCCGGGGAAGGAATGCCGATAAAATATCCCGAGACCCAGGCCGGCCGGTCGTCGGTCTCGGCCTGGCCCGCGTTGAATTTGGCCAGGCGCAGCGCCGCGCAGATCGTATAGATCAGGACCGCAATCCAGCCGAGCGGGCCGGCCGCGCTCTCGGCCCAGAGGTAAAGCAAGAGGGCGGGAGCAACGCCGAAGCTCACCATGTCGGCCAGGCTGTCGAACTCGCCGCCAAACTTGCTGGTCTTGCCGATCGCCCGTGCGATGCGGCCGTCAACGCCATCGAGGAGGGCGGCCACGAAAATCGCTGCGACGGCCGCCTCCCAATGGGCCTGCAGCGCGAACCGGATGCTTGTCAGCCCGGCGCACAGCGCCACCATGGTCAGAATGTTGGGGAGCATCCTGTTGATGGACAGGCCGTGGGGTCGGCGCAGATGGGATCGGCGGCGCGTGCTCATAGGGACTAATGTATCACAGCTTCTCGTAAAGTTTCGTTACTCTGAAGGTCGGCGATCACCGTTTCGCCGCCAAGCACCCGCTGGCCGGCCACGACCAGCGGGGCGACCCCCTCGGGCAGGTAGATATCAACCCGGCTGCCGAAACGGATGAGCCCATAGCGCTCGCCGGCCGTGACCTCCTGGCCAGGTTTCAGTTCGGAGACGATGCGCCGCGCCACCAGTCCGGCGATCTGGACGAAGGCGATCTTCCGCCCGTCCGGGAGTTCCAGGCTGGCGGCCGAACGCTCGTTTTCCTCGCTCGCCTTGTCGAGACTGGCGTTCAGGTACTTGCCTGGCCGGTAGACCACCTCGTCGATGCGCCCGGTGGCCGGAACGCGGTTCACGTGCACGTCAAAGATATTGAGAAATATACTGACCCGCGTCCGCTCGCCGCCGTCCATATCGAGGTCGGCCGGCGGGGACGCCCTGGCGATCATCTGGACGCGCCCGTCCGCCGGGCTCACGATGAGGCCATCGCGCACCGGCGTGACCCGGTCGGGATTGCGGAAGAAATAGACGCACCAGAGCGTCAGTATCGCGAGGATGAGCCCCAGCGTATCGGAGAGGGCGGCGGCAAGGAGCGTAAGCGCCGCCCCGCCCGCGATGAACGGAAATCCTGCCCGGTGGATCGGGACAAAGACCGTATCAAGCGCGGAGAACGGGGACCTGGTCAGTTTGGCCATGGAGGATGCTGTCTCTCGTCAGTTTTCCCGGCTGGGCCGGGTTGGCCGCATCATTGCCCCTCAGCCTCCAAAACGCCAAGCGATATATCTTCCGACGTGAGGGGGCCGTTGAAGATCATTTCGATCAGGCCCGCGTAGATTGTCCCATGATTGGTCTGGTAATCAATGGCCGCCCCCATGGCCGCCCAATACGCGTGCCCGTCCGGATTGTCTTCGGGTGTATAGCGCTCGGCCGGCTGATACAGCCATTTATGGAATTCGCCCGACTTGTCATAGGTTTCGCCGTGGCTGGCGTTCCAGATATCCGGGTTGATATAGGCGATTTTCCGCGAATAGGGGTGGTCCGCTGGCGGGATCGCCTCGACCACGAAAGTCTCGCGCAGCTCCCATTCTTTCTTGGGATGCCAGTATGGCGCCTTGGCCAGTTCAAGGGTGGGAAAGGTCTCGTCCAGGCTCTGGGCATTCTCCTCCCAGTGCACGTGGCCCGTCGATTTCGCATCGATGACCAGCATCTGGCGGCCGATAAGGCGGAAATCCTCGTACCAGGTGGGGAAGGCGCCCAACACGTCGAAATCGTCGTTCAGGTAATCGGTGCTGCCCAGCGGGTCCATCCAGTTGCCGCCTGAAAGCCGGCGGACACGCCGGAGGTCGCGGATATAGGCCCAGGTATCGTCATACGCGCCGGTGTTATAACGAATATTGAACGTGCCCACCCCCTTCAGGTCCTGAGGCGCCATCGCGGAGA
It encodes the following:
- a CDS encoding DUF1329 domain-containing protein, which produces MAAFFWTVSTGPAALGAPADGPCPETAACIGDKITAQNLDDMLGRNFQGHKLSDVMIERVVWQIREHNLEVTLGKSHPFEIDPHYAALNERNRTAVTYDAKTRRPVGWIGGVPFPDIDPADPHVGWKVAWNQAYGRSHGDSLHRRRFVWILIDGQQGVERVQHWNFRRIWMAGRYGASSDHHLLGDGTILYKEIFSAMAPQDLKGVGTFNIRYNTGAYDDTWAYIRDLRRVRRLSGGNWMDPLGSTDYLNDDFDVLGAFPTWYEDFRLIGRQMLVIDAKSTGHVHWEENAQSLDETFPTLELAKAPYWHPKKEWELRETFVVEAIPPADHPYSRKIAYINPDIWNASHGETYDKSGEFHKWLYQPAERYTPEDNPDGHAYWAAMGAAIDYQTNHGTIYAGLIEMIFNGPLTSEDISLGVLEAEGQ
- a CDS encoding DUF1491 family protein translates to MSPSAEDGSDRLPTHLWVMAHLRHCHGLGVPATIARKGDPMGGLVILKLNQLGAGCRVLSQTRDLDGALAWIGGLDGALVPEPEADAYIARQCARDPDIWVVEIEHREGWHPFEGKRL
- a CDS encoding phosphatidylserine decarboxylase, whose protein sequence is MAKLTRSPFSALDTVFVPIHRAGFPFIAGGAALTLLAAALSDTLGLILAILTLWCVYFFRNPDRVTPVRDGLIVSPADGRVQMIARASPPADLDMDGGERTRVSIFLNIFDVHVNRVPATGRIDEVVYRPGKYLNASLDKASEENERSAASLELPDGRKIAFVQIAGLVARRIVSELKPGQEVTAGERYGLIRFGSRVDIYLPEGVAPLVVAGQRVLGGETVIADLQSNETLREAVIH
- a CDS encoding LLM class flavin-dependent oxidoreductase; this encodes MRLSVLDQSPISRGKTATDALGETLALARAADRWGFTRYWCAEHHNTNCFASASPEVLIAKIAEETSHIRVGSGGVLLSHYSPLKVAEVFRMLEALYPGRVDLGIGRAPGSDQLTSRILQYGPGALGGEHFSSQVHALLGFLTGGFAPDHPFAPTTAVPRVDGVPPVWLLGSSDQSAALAAHLGCAFSGAHFINADGGAEVMRTYHRDFKPSAIWTKPTGSIGVFVICADTEERALALGATRDLWRLRLSQGRHDPIPTVAEAAAYEYTAEEAAEVARNRHRHIVGTPEQVKTRLDAVSDAYGVDEFVVISICPDFEDRLRSYELLAEVYELQRPVSDQAGTGTGAVLKAAASR
- the pssA gene encoding CDP-diacylglycerol--serine O-phosphatidyltransferase; the encoded protein is MSTRRRSHLRRPHGLSINRMLPNILTMVALCAGLTSIRFALQAHWEAAVAAIFVAALLDGVDGRIARAIGKTSKFGGEFDSLADMVSFGVAPALLLYLWAESAAGPLGWIAVLIYTICAALRLAKFNAGQAETDDRPAWVSGYFIGIPSPAAAGLVMVPLLISFEFGAGLWSDPIVVGLWAVFIAAMMVAPIPTFSMKSARVPHDYMLPVLIVVGLFVASLVSAPWPTMLILGLIYVATIPASIKRFRRLTREMPVPVQRAPGNGKGEAGDDTPGPDDNGPGATVFSLRRRGDE